In Trichoderma asperellum chromosome 1, complete sequence, a single window of DNA contains:
- a CDS encoding uncharacterized protein (BUSCO:EOG092D27VI) produces the protein MDSFIHVAGWSQHFPSSARSLSHLRSISTTPASVDDTSSYGPRPPPKSPSVSQLPIISLASKASSYFSSSEMSTLPDPRMRTASSSINGARPSTSHLGIGHDDDDGFSTTSQHPDLSDEVATLSTKLIHAINHQTALDDTLSATRHELDAAHGRIRELEAQVASQREMMAGDVWIRKTTLESERRDWLAEKKVIQQKLSEETKGRLETEKEKRKIEQELENLTTALFEEANKMVIAAKEDAQFQHDMLQKKNDQLKSQLADSESLLKSQQEQLSELKLVMETMMMERDDQTNNTTPSTPGFDSKDEDHMLAEKPAPSPSGHSTETQHTPAPPTSYTHLIQPVLRTDLAAYEDFIALAHLSHQRSGSRVSGGSVGGFIGLGGSTSSVHVSNGSTSSLGGFSSNNNSTPQSPNANGSTATTIPHLKETRFYKRTLTEDIEPTLRLDAAPGLSWLARRTVLAAVADGSLVVEPIPVPTTSSGFLPVPKPQFYPCALCGESRKDVEHLRNYRFRVSEADSAQRYPLCSYCTVRVRSTCQFIGFLRMIKDGYWRADDDENEKAAWEESVRLREQMFWSRLGGGVVPVPHGEAQVEASHSRHPSMAQVIEAPVIVPTGIDTPKEVDTPMAVDSPKEVDAPEEIDAPMAVDAPKEVDAPKEVDEPMEIDASTEKDVSTNKDAPAEKEEEASVADTSFDTAPPSEVDDDGSEFEPGHRESTDEPHTPHDQEDGTKPLRYSVQSLALDTMSSSGSEATKRLSTTTIIEN, from the exons ATGGATTC CTTTATCCACGTCGCCGGCTGGTCTCAGCATTTCCCCTCCTCAGCACGATCTCTTAGCCATCTGCGGTCAATATCAACAACTCCCGCATCTGTCGACGACACATCATCATATGGGCCTCGACCACCGCCCAAATCACCATCGGTTTCGCAACTGCCCATCATTTCACTGGCGTCAAAGGCCTCATCCTACTTCTCCAGCAGTGAGATGAGCACCCTCCCCGATCCCCGAATGCGAACCGCCAGCTCGTCTATCAACGGCGCCAGGCCCTCGACCTCCCACTTGGGCATCGgccacgacgacgacgacggcttcTCGACTACTTCCCAACATCCCGACCTCAGCGATGAAGTTGCTACGCTCAGCACGAAGCTCATTCACGCCATCAACCATCAAACTGCGCTTGATGATACATTGTCAGCAACCCGCCATGAGCTAGACGCTGCCCACGGGCGCATTCGCGAGCTGGAGGCTCAGGTGGCCTCTCAGCGCGAAATGATGGCCGGTGATGTCTGGATTCGCAAAACTACGCTAGAGAGTGAGCGTAGAGACTGGCTGGCCGAGAAGAAAGTCATCCAACAGAAGCTTTCTGAAGAGACCAAGGGCCGGTtagaaacagaaaaagagaagcgaAAGATTGAGCAAGAGCTGGAAAATCTCACGACGGCCCTGTTTGAGGAGGCAAATAAAATGGTCATTGCGGCCAAGGAAGACGCTCAGTTCCAGCATGACATGTTACAGAAGAAAAACGACCAGCTCAAATCTCAGCTCGCCGATTCCGAGAGCCTTCTCAAGTCGCAACAGGAGCAGCTATCTGAACTGAAACTGGTCATGGAGACCATGATGATGGAGCGTGACGACCAGACTAACAACACAACACCCTCAACTCCTGGCTTCGATTCCAAGGACGAAGACCACATGCTCGCCGAGAAGCCGGCACCCTCTCCTTCCGGACACTCTACCGAAACCCAACACACCCCGGCTCCTCCCACCAGCTACACCCATCTTATCCAGCCAGTCTTGCGAACCGACCTTGCCGCATATGAAGACTTCATCGCGCTTGCTCACCTGTCTCATCAGCGCTCGGGAAGCCGCGTTTCTGGTGGCTCTGTTGGCGGGTTCATTGGACTTGGCGGCTCAACTTCTAGTGTACATGTTTCTAACGGGTCTACTTCATCATTGGGTGGCTTTTCAAGCAACAATAATAGCACACCACAGTCTCCTAATGCCAATGGCTCAACAGCTACAACGATCCCTCATCTCAAGGAGACTCGCTTCTACAAGCGCACCTTGACTGAAGATATCGAGCCAACACTGCGCCTTGATGCCGCGCCTGGACTGTCATGGCTAGCTCGTCGTACTGTCCTGGCCGCCGTGGCCGACGGTTCGCTAGTAGTAGAGCCTATCCCAGTGCCGACGACGTCATCCGGCTTCCTTCCTGTCCCGAAGCCGCAGTTTTACCCTTGCGCTCTGTGCGGTGAATCTCGCAAGGATGTAGAGCACCTGCGCAACTACCGTTTCCGCGTGAGCGAGGCTGACTCTGCCCAACGGTATCCTCTTTGCAGCTATTGCACCGTCCGTGTACGATCCACTTGCCAGTTTATCGGATTCCTTCGAATGATTAAAGATGGATACTGGCGcgccgatgacgacgaaaaTGAGAAGGCAGCGTGGGAAGAAAGCGTGCGTCTGAGAGAGCAAATGTTCTGGTCACGCCTTGGAGGCGGCGTTGTTCCGGTCCCCCACGGAGAGGCACAGGTGGAGGCATCTCATAGCCGTCACCCAAGCATGGCTCAGGTAATCGAAGCTCCCGTCATTGTTCCAACGGGGATTGATACTCCCAAGGAGGTTGACACTCCTATGGCGGTTGATTCTCCCAAAGAGGTTGATGCTCCCGAGGAAATTGATGCTCCCATGGCGGTTGATGCTCCCAAGGAGGTTGATGCTCCCAAGGAGGTTGATGAACCAATGGAGATTGATGCGTCCACCGAAAAGGATGTATCGACAAACAAAGATGCACCtgcagaaaaggaagaggaggcatCCGTTGCTGATACGAGCTTCGATACAGCTCCCCCTTCCGAggtcgatgacgatggcagcGAATTCGAGCCGGGACACCGTGAGTCTACCGATGAGCCTCACACGCCCCATGACCAGGAGGATGGAACCAAGCCCCTCCGCTATTCGGTGCAATCCTTGGCCCTGGATACCATGAGCAGCTCAGGATCCGAGGCTACCAAGCGTCTCTCTACGACTACCATCATCGAgaactag
- a CDS encoding uncharacterized protein (EggNog:ENOG41~MEROPS:MER0031617) yields the protein MTVPSSLFPSSFTPFTVQTQSSPPISIYGIRSVDSSSSLPPLLLLHGYPESHLMWHLVAPHLTSHYSLVLMDLRGYGASSKPANNTELYAKSHMAQDCISVMDSLGFANQPFYVCAHDRGARVAHKLLVDHPTRVRKAILLDICPTLAMYNSPNPEFPKAYFHWYFLIQPYPLPETLISGAPRQLTEMFLGVGKHLLFHKDVLEEYIKSMEDKDYVHSTCQDYRASATHDLDEAREDLDKGRLIQSPIRVLVGKKGVVSRLFDVEKEWRKVTADGVPVEVEHVEAGHYIPEQVPDIVVSNILAFLK from the coding sequence ATGACTGTTCCCAGCTCCCTCTTCCCCTCCTCGTTTACTCCCTTCACGGTTCAAACACAGTCCTCtcctcccatctccatctaCGGAATCCGATCGGTCgactcgtcttcttcgctcccgcccctcctcctcctccatggATATCCAGAATCTCACCTTATGTGGCATCTTGTCGCTCCTCATCTCACCTCCCACTACTCCCTTGTGCTAATGGACCTCCGCGGCTATGGTGCTTCATCCAAGCCTGCCAATAACACCGAGCTCTACGCCAAGAGCCATATGGCCCAGGACTGCATTTCTGTCATGGACAGTCTCGGATTTGCCAACCAGCCCTTTTATGTATGCGCCCATGATCGTGGAGCCCGTGTCGCCCACAAGCTCCTCGTGGATCATCCTACCCGCGTGCGCAAAGCCATTCTCCTCGACATATGTCCTACCCTGGCCATGTATAATTCTCCAAATCCCGAATTTCCCAAAGCCTACTTTCACTGGTACTTCCTCATCCAGCCATATCCTCTTCCTGAGACGCTTATCAGCGGTGCTCCGCGCCAGCTCACCGAGATGTTCCTGGGAGTTGGGAAGCATCTGCTCTTCCACAAGGACGTTCTGGAAGAGTACATCAAGAGCATGGAGGATAAGGATTATGTCCACTCCACATGTCAGGACTACCGTGCGAGTGCTACGCATGACCTTGATGAAGCGAGAGAGGATCTCGATAAGGGAAGGCTAATTCAGTCGCCGATCAGAGTGCTGGTGGGCAAGAAAGGCGTTGTCAGTCGGCTGTTCGACGTGGAGAAGGAATGGAGAAAAGTTACGGCAGATGGTGTACCAGTCGAAGTCGAGCATGTTGAAGCTGGTCACTACATTCCGGAACAGGTTCCGGATATTGTTGTCTCTAACATTCTCGCGTTTTTGAAGTAA
- a CDS encoding uncharacterized protein (EggNog:ENOG41) translates to MAPVRGRAACDGCRSRKQKCDEKRPTCSRCRDMKRECVWPKLYKRGPAKGYIEALEQRLAVTETVLLQLLQVSNDNVLQDAFKREPSRRTDVVNMAATTTTTTDAAGRIEAKKTGTIAHWDNFPLNTADDVKRWAGEVLGHNTINHAGSLIDNHTGSIAINGTGHEEADVTPFETFPVPPDPLPKSLAEASSRASTEAFPPRSMEPIPTALPTAAEPILGSGTMFARDMAPSGEVFDLSQDFRRQFVW, encoded by the exons ATGGCTCCGGTCCGTGGCCGCGCAGCCTGCGATGGGTGCAGATCTCGAAAGCAGAAG TGCGATGAAAAAAG GCCAACCTGTTCGCGATGTCGTGACATGAAACGGGAATGCGTGTGGCCGAAGCTATACAAGCG CGGCCCTGCAAAGGGTTACATTGAGGCGCTCGAGCAGCGCCTCGCAGTTACCGAGACTGTACTTCTGCAGCTGCTTCAAGTATCAAACGACAACGTTCTGCAAGATGCGTTCAAGCGTGAGCCGAGCAGGAGGACGGATGTTGTAAACATGGCAGCCACCACAACCACAACTACCGACGCCGCAGGGCGAAtagaggccaagaagacggGCACAATTGCCCACTGGGACAACTTCCCCCTAAATACGGCAGACGATGTGAAGCGCTGGGCAGGCGAAGTCCTCGGGCACAACACTATTAATCACGCTGGTAGCCTCATCGATAACCACACTggcagcatcgccatcaacGGGACGGGCCATGAAGAAGCGGATGTGACGCCGTTTGAAACATTTCCTGTCCCACCAGATCCGCTGCCAAAGAGCCTAGCCGAGGCGAGCTCGAGAGCCAGCACCGAAGCATTTCCGCCACGGTCAATGGAGCCCATACCGACTGCTCTTCCAACTGCTGCGGAGCCAATATTGGGCTCTGGCACGATGTTTGCGAGGGACATGGCGCCATCAGGCGAGGTTTTTGATTTGTCTCAGGATTTTAGACGGCAGTTTGTATGGTAA
- a CDS encoding uncharacterized protein (TransMembrane:1 (o519-541i)~EggNog:ENOG41) → MCQTSDTDSQQIPPIEIGSFIALRPDKSEFIGSASGVFFANTVFRAFATATTGSGGSATKRSQGDVDGLGATATPDPGSAHEYVMAEEKAQEEAAGDDGLGVGAVGAEDANKSPGARSYGIAAPGLGIPPPPAVAKRLLVEYFRRWHPFLPFLHGPTFFEKVNQFYEPGGSPAEPMSRRNKVYQAIIFQCVFNIADSNHNQKEERELPEESRIKSAVALTSLLGVLSSGHDIPSLQALLAVELYLMTQMSLRAASTVHGAMTRILYHCGLHRCPFRYVQLPRDICDMRKRIFWSAYVIDRHLSQVLGHPLALNDEEIDVCLPGAPEVHNPAKPFQNIPASRPSATEEDIQAYPVDHPTFASMSSAGDLTDGSTVGTQEGNINTDQLVYRPQNLGESILGFLVTYSRLLGQALDLFHKSIHSRSITWDKVLEMTSKIHAWWNTLPPSFQGEGLTSIFVEPQSHHGPPFAILYHQLILIMNRPFLSLPTNRTDFQFSLQTAVNASRAIVKKLKLRQGDSPLVAWPGMLSAAWMAGLVIAYAGLLKLYPMEKTVLDLNCAIRLLGMMSRNWSSAHHCRVTLKMLLDRLTSKPFMEKINPALAADPSLSILTDWSQPVFSTYQNLLESSRSKRRRMDQNNNNNNNNNNINNNNGVNMNNNSNNNFMGSSLNGYPASHFIGPDTAFMGGDNLWDYPSFQPVLEYTGPDFGFDADQFSQQGEWERFLSENMNPESSGLLFNNIGWDNYVQNLEDRLNM, encoded by the exons ATGTGTCAGACATCGGACACAGACTCGCAGCAGATCCCGCCAATCGAGATCGGCTCATTTATTGCCCTACGGCCCGATAAGAGCGAGTTTATCGGCAGTGCCAGCGGTGTCTTCTTTGCCAACACTGTCTTCAGGGCCTTTGCAACAGCAACGACGGGCTCCGGCGGTTCTGCCACCAAGCGCTCTCAGGGGGATGTCGATGGCCTCGGAGCCACAGCGACCCCGGATCCTGGGTCTGCCCATGAATATGTCATGGCAGAGGAGAAGGCCCAGGAGGAAGCCGCTGGAGACGATGGCCTGGGAGTCGGTGCTGTGGGTGCAGAAGATGCCAACAAGAGCCCAGGGGCACGATCCTATGGTATTGCGGCTCCTGGATTAGGAatcccccctcctccagccGTTGCTAAACGGCTCTTGGTGGAATACTTTAGACGATGGCAtccctttcttccctttcttcaCGGGCCTACGTTCTTTGAAAAGGTGAACCAGTTCTACGAGCCAGGGGGTTCTCCAGCAGAGCCGATGAGCCGACGCAACAAGGTGTACCAGGCCATCATTTTCCAATGCGTGTTCAACATTGCAGACTCCAATCACAATCAAAAGGAAGAACGAGAACTGCCTGAAGAATCTCGCATCAAGTCTGCCGTTGCGCTTACGAGCTTGCTTGGCGTCCTCTCTAGCGGCCATGATATACCCTCCTTGCAGGCTCTCCTGGCAGTGGAACTGTATCTGATGACACAGATGTCTTTACGAGCGGCTTCAACAGTTCACGGAGCGATGACGCGCATTCTATACCACTGCGGTCTGCACAGATGCCCCTTTCGATATGTCCAGCTGCCACGGGATATCTGCGACATGAGAAAGCGAATCTTTTGGTCAGCGTATGTGATTGATCGACACTTGAGCCAAGTACTTGGACACCCCTTGGCTCTCAACGATGAAGAGATAGATGTCTGCTTGCCTGGAGCGCCAGAGGTGCATAATCCAGCCAAGCCTTTCCAGAACATCCCGGCATCGCGCCCCTCGGCAACAGAGGAAGATATTCAAGCTTATCCGGTTGATCATCCAACCTTTGCATCTATGTCTTCTGCTGGGGACCTTACTGACGGCAGCACCGTTGGGACGCAGGAAGGCAACATAAATACAGACCAGCTTGTGTATCGGCCACAAAACTTGGGCGAATCCATACTTGGCTTCCTAGTGACCTATTCGCGACTGCTCGGGCAGGCACTCGACCTCTTCCACAAGTCTATACACAGCCGATCTATAACATGGGACAAGGTGCTGGAGATGACTTCGAAGATCCACGCTTGGTGGAACACGCTTCCACCCTCGTTCCAGGGAGAGGGACTTACATCCATCTTTGTAGAGCCGCAGTCTCACCACGGCCCTCCCTTTGCGATTTTATACCATCAGCTCATTCTCATCATGAACCGACCATTCTTGTCTCTCCCGACGAATAGAACAGATTTCCAGTTTAGCCTGCAGACTGCGGTGAATGCCAGCCGAGCTATCGTTAAGAAGCTTAAGCTGCGGCAAGGGGATTCGCCTCTGGTGGCTTGGCCGGGAATGCTGTCGGCGGCGTGGATGGCTGGCTTGGTCATCGCGTACGCCGGGCTATTGAAGCTCTATCCAATGGAGAAGACGGTGCT GGATCTCAACTGTGCAATACGACTCCTTGGCATGATGAGCCGAAACTGGAGCAGTGCTCACCACTGCCGTGTGACGCTAAAGATGCTACTCGACAGGTTAACGTCGAAGCCATTCATGGAAAAAATCAATCCAGCACTTGCAGCTGATCCATCACTCAGCATCTTGACTGACTGGAGCCAACCTGTGTTTTCAACATACCAGAATCTCCTCGAGAGCAGTCGCAGCAAGCGACGGCGCATGGAtcagaataataataacaacaacaacaacaataacattaacaacaacaacggtGTCAACATGAATAACAATAGCAACAATAATTTTATGGGAAGTTCCTTGAACGGATATCCCGCCAGCCACTTCATAGGTCCAGACACGGCGTTCATGGGCGGCGATAATCTGTGGGACTACCCGAGCTTCCAGCCCGTTTTGGAGTACACAGGACCGGATTTCGGATTCGACGCAGACCAATTCTCCCAACAAGGAGAGTGGGAGCGGTTCCTGAGCGAGAATATGAACCCGGAATCATCGGGGCTGCTGTTCAACAACATCGGGTGGGACAACTATGTTCAAAATTTAGAAGACAGGTTAAATATGTAA
- a CDS encoding uncharacterized protein (TransMembrane:1 (o519-541i)~EggNog:ENOG41), whose amino-acid sequence MCQTSDTDSQQIPPIEIGSFIALRPDKSEFIGSASGVFFANTVFRAFATATTGSGGSATKRSQGDVDGLGATATPDPGSAHEYVMAEEKAQEEAAGDDGLGVGAVGAEDANKSPGARSYGIAAPGLGIPPPPAVAKRLLVEYFRRWHPFLPFLHGPTFFEKVNQFYEPGGSPAEPMSRRNKVYQAIIFQCVFNIADSNHNQKEERELPEESRIKSAVALTSLLGVLSSGHDIPSLQALLAVELYLMTQMSLRAASTVHGAMTRILYHCGLHRCPFRYVQLPRDICDMRKRIFWSAYVIDRHLSQVLGHPLALNDEEIDVCLPGAPEVHNPAKPFQNIPASRPSATEEDIQAYPVDHPTFASMSSAGDLTDGSTVGTQEGNINTDQLVYRPQNLGESILGFLVTYSRLLGQALDLFHKSIHSRSITWDKVLEMTSKIHAWWNTLPPSFQGEGLTSIFVEPQSHHGPPFAILYHQLILIMNRPFLSLPTNRTDFQFSLQTAVNASRAIVKKLKLRQGDSPLVAWPGMLSAAWMAGLVIAYAGLLKLYPMEKTVLYV is encoded by the coding sequence ATGTGTCAGACATCGGACACAGACTCGCAGCAGATCCCGCCAATCGAGATCGGCTCATTTATTGCCCTACGGCCCGATAAGAGCGAGTTTATCGGCAGTGCCAGCGGTGTCTTCTTTGCCAACACTGTCTTCAGGGCCTTTGCAACAGCAACGACGGGCTCCGGCGGTTCTGCCACCAAGCGCTCTCAGGGGGATGTCGATGGCCTCGGAGCCACAGCGACCCCGGATCCTGGGTCTGCCCATGAATATGTCATGGCAGAGGAGAAGGCCCAGGAGGAAGCCGCTGGAGACGATGGCCTGGGAGTCGGTGCTGTGGGTGCAGAAGATGCCAACAAGAGCCCAGGGGCACGATCCTATGGTATTGCGGCTCCTGGATTAGGAatcccccctcctccagccGTTGCTAAACGGCTCTTGGTGGAATACTTTAGACGATGGCAtccctttcttccctttcttcaCGGGCCTACGTTCTTTGAAAAGGTGAACCAGTTCTACGAGCCAGGGGGTTCTCCAGCAGAGCCGATGAGCCGACGCAACAAGGTGTACCAGGCCATCATTTTCCAATGCGTGTTCAACATTGCAGACTCCAATCACAATCAAAAGGAAGAACGAGAACTGCCTGAAGAATCTCGCATCAAGTCTGCCGTTGCGCTTACGAGCTTGCTTGGCGTCCTCTCTAGCGGCCATGATATACCCTCCTTGCAGGCTCTCCTGGCAGTGGAACTGTATCTGATGACACAGATGTCTTTACGAGCGGCTTCAACAGTTCACGGAGCGATGACGCGCATTCTATACCACTGCGGTCTGCACAGATGCCCCTTTCGATATGTCCAGCTGCCACGGGATATCTGCGACATGAGAAAGCGAATCTTTTGGTCAGCGTATGTGATTGATCGACACTTGAGCCAAGTACTTGGACACCCCTTGGCTCTCAACGATGAAGAGATAGATGTCTGCTTGCCTGGAGCGCCAGAGGTGCATAATCCAGCCAAGCCTTTCCAGAACATCCCGGCATCGCGCCCCTCGGCAACAGAGGAAGATATTCAAGCTTATCCGGTTGATCATCCAACCTTTGCATCTATGTCTTCTGCTGGGGACCTTACTGACGGCAGCACCGTTGGGACGCAGGAAGGCAACATAAATACAGACCAGCTTGTGTATCGGCCACAAAACTTGGGCGAATCCATACTTGGCTTCCTAGTGACCTATTCGCGACTGCTCGGGCAGGCACTCGACCTCTTCCACAAGTCTATACACAGCCGATCTATAACATGGGACAAGGTGCTGGAGATGACTTCGAAGATCCACGCTTGGTGGAACACGCTTCCACCCTCGTTCCAGGGAGAGGGACTTACATCCATCTTTGTAGAGCCGCAGTCTCACCACGGCCCTCCCTTTGCGATTTTATACCATCAGCTCATTCTCATCATGAACCGACCATTCTTGTCTCTCCCGACGAATAGAACAGATTTCCAGTTTAGCCTGCAGACTGCGGTGAATGCCAGCCGAGCTATCGTTAAGAAGCTTAAGCTGCGGCAAGGGGATTCGCCTCTGGTGGCTTGGCCGGGAATGCTGTCGGCGGCGTGGATGGCTGGCTTGGTCATCGCGTACGCCGGGCTATTGAAGCTCTATCCAATGGAGAAGACGGTGCTGTATGTTTGA